From the Acidovorax carolinensis genome, one window contains:
- a CDS encoding VF530 family DNA-binding protein — translation MNAQEPRPIPDPDKPAAQDDKAPPAARPAQPHNPLHGVTLEAMVVALADYFGWQGLGERIPVRCFQSDPSVSSSLKFLRKTPWAREKVESLYLFMLRDQRRNAQDSH, via the coding sequence ATGAACGCCCAAGAGCCCCGCCCCATCCCGGACCCCGACAAGCCTGCAGCCCAGGACGACAAGGCGCCCCCCGCTGCCCGCCCCGCGCAACCCCACAACCCCTTGCATGGCGTGACGCTGGAAGCCATGGTGGTGGCCTTGGCCGACTATTTTGGCTGGCAGGGGCTGGGCGAGCGCATTCCGGTGCGCTGCTTTCAAAGCGACCCCAGCGTGTCTTCCAGCCTGAAGTTCCTGCGCAAGACGCCCTGGGCACGCGAAAAGGTCGAGAGCCTCTATCTTTTCATGCTGCGCGACCAGCGGCGCAACGCACAGGATTCCCACTGA
- a CDS encoding alpha-E domain-containing protein produces MLSRTADHLFWMSRYTERAENTARMLNVSYETSLLPQSAAVAQEGWLGLLSISELIPAYTEKHGEVTPAKVLEFMVRDGDNPSSILSCLRAARENARAVRGALTTEVWETQNQTWLELARQLHGGIFERDPGQFFEWVKYRSHLSRGVTLGTMLQDEAFHFLRLGTFLERSDNTARLLDVKFHAVNNDFFGRASERNQENDFYHWSAILRSVSAFEVYRKVYRDVITPGRVADLLILRRDMPRSLHASLREVVDNLAVVANEQSAETQRCAGRLLADLQYGRIDEILATGLHAYLTQFLDRVNDLGGGISRDFLVAAGD; encoded by the coding sequence ATGCTGAGCCGCACTGCCGATCATCTGTTCTGGATGTCGAGATACACCGAAAGGGCAGAGAACACCGCCCGCATGCTCAACGTGAGTTACGAGACATCGCTGCTGCCGCAGTCGGCCGCCGTGGCTCAGGAAGGCTGGCTGGGGCTGTTGTCGATCAGCGAGCTGATTCCGGCCTACACCGAAAAGCACGGGGAGGTCACCCCTGCCAAGGTGCTCGAATTCATGGTGCGCGATGGCGACAATCCGTCCTCCATCCTGTCTTGCCTGCGCGCTGCGCGGGAGAACGCGCGGGCGGTGCGCGGTGCGCTCACCACCGAAGTCTGGGAAACCCAGAACCAGACCTGGCTGGAACTGGCGCGGCAACTCCATGGTGGCATCTTCGAGCGCGATCCTGGCCAGTTTTTTGAATGGGTCAAATACCGCTCGCACCTGTCGCGCGGTGTCACGCTGGGCACCATGCTGCAGGACGAGGCCTTTCATTTCCTGCGGCTGGGCACTTTTCTGGAGCGCAGTGACAACACGGCCCGCCTGCTGGATGTGAAGTTCCACGCCGTGAACAACGACTTCTTCGGCCGTGCCAGCGAGCGCAACCAGGAGAACGACTTCTACCACTGGAGCGCCATCTTGCGCAGCGTTTCAGCGTTCGAGGTGTACCGCAAGGTCTACCGCGACGTCATCACGCCGGGGCGGGTTGCCGACCTGCTGATCCTGCGCCGAGACATGCCGCGCTCGCTGCACGCCAGCCTGCGGGAGGTGGTGGATAACCTGGCCGTGGTGGCCAACGAGCAGTCGGCCGAAACGCAACGCTGCGCCGGGCGGCTGCTTGCGGATCTGCAATATGGCCGCATCGACGAAATCCTGGCCACGGGGCTGCACGCGTATCTGACGCAGTTTCTGGACCGGGTGAACGACCTGGGCGGGGGCATCAGCCGCGACTTCCTGGTGGCTGCGGGCGACTGA
- a CDS encoding alpha-E domain-containing protein yields the protein MLSRTADHLFWMSRYTERAALFTPVNRGGANNCAKHLLCVHQKAAAGSLSPQHGLRAQRVRGSLPGEETC from the coding sequence ATGCTGAGCCGCACTGCCGATCATCTGTTCTGGATGTCACGCTATACCGAGCGGGCCGCTCTGTTTACGCCAGTAAACAGGGGGGGCGCTAACAACTGTGCGAAGCACTTGTTATGCGTCCACCAAAAGGCTGCCGCAGGCAGTCTTTCACCACAACACGGCCTGCGCGCGCAGCGCGTGCGGGGTTCTCTGCCCGGGGAGGAAACATGCTGA
- a CDS encoding circularly permuted type 2 ATP-grasp protein — protein MQKFDEMYAMLPFDGSDVREHYKRYGHWLSRQPADAMQARRAQAELIFRRVGITFAVYGAKDEDGAGSERLIPFDLIPRIIPGHEWAQMQRGLVQRVTALNRFIRDVYHGQDILRAGIVPSDLVLNNAQYRPEMAGVQVPRDIYAHIAGIDIVRAANAQGEGVYYVLEDNLRVPSGVSYMLENRKMMMRLFPELFSAHAVAPVAHYPDLLLETLRASAPATVAEPTVVVLTPGMHNSAYFEHAFLAQQMGVELVEGQDLVVKDRFVYMRTTRGLQRVHVIYRRVDDDYLDPQVFRRTSTLGCAGLMDAYRAGNVGICNAVGTGVADDKSVYPYVPEMIRFYLGEEPILKNVPTWMCRKQGDLQYVLAHLSELVVKEVHGAGGYGMLIGPAATQSEIEDFRRALLANPAGYIAQPTLSLSTCPTFVDSGIAPRHIDLRPFVLSGREVQMVAGGLTRVALQDGSLVVNSSQGGGTKDTWVLGQEGGEPC, from the coding sequence ATGCAAAAATTCGACGAGATGTACGCCATGCTGCCCTTTGATGGCAGCGATGTGCGCGAGCACTACAAGCGCTACGGCCATTGGCTTTCACGCCAGCCCGCCGATGCGATGCAGGCCCGGCGGGCCCAGGCCGAGCTGATCTTCCGGCGCGTGGGCATCACGTTTGCGGTCTATGGGGCCAAGGACGAAGACGGCGCGGGCAGCGAGCGGCTCATTCCGTTCGACCTGATTCCCCGCATCATCCCTGGCCATGAGTGGGCGCAGATGCAGCGCGGCCTGGTGCAGCGGGTCACGGCGCTCAACCGCTTCATCCGGGATGTCTATCACGGGCAGGACATTTTGCGTGCGGGCATTGTTCCGTCCGACCTGGTGCTGAACAACGCGCAATACCGCCCCGAGATGGCCGGCGTGCAGGTGCCCCGGGACATCTATGCGCACATTGCCGGCATCGACATCGTGCGGGCCGCAAACGCCCAGGGGGAGGGCGTGTACTACGTGCTCGAAGACAACCTGCGCGTGCCCTCGGGAGTTTCCTACATGCTCGAAAACCGCAAGATGATGATGCGGCTTTTCCCCGAGCTTTTCAGCGCGCATGCGGTGGCCCCCGTGGCCCATTACCCCGACCTGCTGCTCGAAACCCTGCGCGCCAGTGCCCCGGCCACGGTGGCCGAGCCCACGGTGGTGGTGCTAACCCCTGGCATGCACAACAGCGCCTATTTCGAGCATGCTTTTCTCGCGCAGCAGATGGGGGTGGAGCTGGTGGAGGGGCAGGACCTGGTGGTCAAGGACCGGTTTGTGTACATGCGCACCACGCGCGGCCTGCAGCGGGTGCATGTGATCTACCGGCGGGTGGACGATGATTATCTGGATCCGCAGGTGTTTCGCCGCACGTCCACGCTGGGCTGCGCGGGCCTGATGGATGCCTACCGCGCGGGCAACGTGGGCATCTGCAACGCCGTGGGGACCGGCGTGGCCGATGACAAATCGGTGTACCCCTATGTGCCCGAGATGATCCGCTTCTACCTCGGCGAAGAACCCATCCTGAAAAACGTGCCCACCTGGATGTGCCGCAAGCAGGGCGACCTGCAGTATGTGCTGGCGCATCTGTCTGAACTGGTGGTGAAGGAAGTGCACGGTGCCGGCGGCTACGGCATGCTCATCGGCCCGGCCGCCACGCAATCAGAAATCGAAGACTTCCGCCGCGCCCTGCTGGCCAATCCGGCCGGCTACATCGCCCAGCCCACGCTCAGCCTGTCCACCTGCCCGACCTTTGTAGACAGCGGCATCGCCCCCCGCCATATTGACCTGCGCCCCTTCGTGCTCAGCGGCCGGGAGGTGCAGATGGTGGCGGGTGGCCTCACGCGCGTGGCCTTGCAGGACGGCTCCCTGGTCGTCAATTCGTCGCAGGGCGGTGGCACCAAGGACACCTGGGTGCTGGGACAAGAAGGGGGTGAACCATGCTGA
- a CDS encoding DNA internalization-related competence protein ComEC/Rec2 yields the protein MPAWLSGTLVGAALQLQQPVLWSWPVYGVLLALGGVAWLASGWCRAWAGHRSLAAGPRWRHVAALGLAVCAGALALFALCGLRAGAYASHALAPGLEGRDLRVTGVVASMPQVNEAGVRLRMEIESALWQGTAVTLPPLVDVSWYGDAALDLAQPADASRQPPTLRAGERWEMTVRLKAPHGARNPHGFDFELWMWEQGVQATGYVRTGANDAPPLRLGSTWRHPVERARQAVRDAIVARLAGNTAAGDAGPARVAGVVAALVTGDQRAIDRADWDVFRATGVAHLMSISGLHITLFAWLAALVVRRLWCRSPRLCLVIPAPNAALVAGVLLAGVYALFSGWGVPAQRTVLMLATIAALQLSGRRWPWPQVWLLACAVVVAVDPWALWQAGFWLSFVAVAVLFATNNIANSAYGISARARFYALLREQWVVTLALTPLTLLLFGQVSLVGFAANLLAIPWVTLVVTPLALAGVLWAPLWSLAAWAVQPLAVFLQWLAAWPLAVAFVPIAPLWAGVAAVAGGSLLAMRVPWAVRALALPLLLPALWWQPARPAAGQFELLAADIGQGNAVLVRTATHALLYDAGPRFSRESDAGHRVLVPLLRALGERVDLLMLSHRDSDHTGGAAAVLAQQPLAALTGSIEAEHGLQALRPATPCVAGQRWDWDGVTFEVLHPAASEGARAGDTNASSCVLRIATQGPEPAVALLVGDIEQAQEQALVAGAARLAADLLLVPHHGSKTSSSAPFLDAVQPRTALVQAGYRNRFGHPAPEVLGRYQQRQIRVVESARCGAATWRSVQPLQVRCERDAGQRYWQHHMAP from the coding sequence TGGCCAGCGGCTGGTGCCGGGCCTGGGCGGGACATCGCTCCCTGGCCGCCGGGCCACGCTGGCGCCATGTGGCGGCACTGGGCCTTGCCGTCTGCGCCGGGGCATTGGCCTTGTTTGCCTTGTGCGGGCTGCGTGCCGGTGCCTATGCGTCCCATGCGCTGGCGCCGGGGCTGGAGGGGCGCGACCTGCGCGTGACCGGCGTGGTCGCCTCCATGCCGCAGGTGAACGAAGCGGGCGTGCGCCTGCGAATGGAGATCGAGTCTGCGTTGTGGCAAGGCACTGCGGTGACGTTGCCCCCCTTGGTGGATGTGTCGTGGTACGGCGATGCGGCGCTCGACCTGGCCCAGCCGGCCGACGCATCGCGGCAACCACCCACGCTGCGGGCCGGCGAGCGCTGGGAAATGACGGTGCGCCTCAAGGCCCCCCATGGTGCGCGCAACCCCCATGGCTTCGATTTCGAACTCTGGATGTGGGAGCAGGGCGTGCAGGCCACGGGCTATGTGCGCACCGGCGCCAACGACGCACCCCCGCTGCGGCTTGGCAGCACCTGGCGCCACCCTGTCGAGCGTGCGCGCCAGGCGGTGCGGGACGCCATCGTGGCCCGCCTCGCCGGCAATACCGCGGCCGGGGATGCGGGCCCGGCGCGTGTTGCCGGCGTGGTGGCAGCCCTGGTCACAGGCGACCAACGTGCGATTGACCGTGCCGACTGGGACGTGTTCCGCGCCACCGGCGTGGCACACCTCATGAGCATCTCGGGCCTGCACATCACCCTGTTTGCCTGGCTGGCCGCGCTGGTGGTTCGGCGGCTGTGGTGCCGTTCGCCGCGGTTGTGCCTTGTGATTCCGGCGCCCAATGCGGCGCTGGTGGCAGGCGTCTTGCTGGCGGGCGTGTATGCGCTTTTCAGTGGCTGGGGCGTGCCCGCGCAGCGCACCGTGCTGATGCTGGCAACCATCGCCGCACTGCAGCTCAGCGGGCGCCGCTGGCCCTGGCCGCAAGTGTGGCTGCTGGCCTGCGCGGTGGTGGTTGCGGTGGACCCGTGGGCGCTGTGGCAGGCGGGGTTCTGGTTGAGTTTTGTGGCTGTGGCGGTGTTGTTTGCTACTAATAACATAGCTAATAGCGCTTATGGAATAAGCGCTAGAGCCCGTTTTTATGCGCTTTTGAGAGAGCAGTGGGTGGTCACCCTGGCGCTGACGCCGCTCACCTTGCTGCTGTTTGGGCAGGTTTCGCTGGTGGGTTTTGCGGCCAATCTGTTGGCGATTCCGTGGGTCACGCTGGTGGTGACTCCGCTGGCGCTGGCGGGTGTTCTGTGGGCGCCGCTGTGGAGCCTGGCCGCATGGGCCGTGCAGCCCCTGGCCGTTTTTCTGCAATGGCTTGCGGCCTGGCCCCTGGCGGTGGCGTTTGTTCCGATAGCGCCGCTGTGGGCCGGTGTGGCGGCGGTGGCAGGGGGCTCCCTGCTGGCCATGCGCGTGCCCTGGGCGGTGCGTGCGCTGGCGTTGCCCTTGCTGCTGCCCGCGCTGTGGTGGCAACCGGCGCGGCCTGCGGCGGGCCAGTTCGAGTTGCTGGCGGCCGACATCGGCCAGGGCAATGCCGTGCTGGTGCGCACGGCCACGCATGCACTGCTGTACGACGCCGGCCCACGGTTCAGCCGCGAAAGCGATGCGGGCCACCGGGTGCTGGTGCCCCTGTTGCGCGCATTGGGCGAGCGGGTGGACCTGCTCATGCTGAGCCACCGGGATTCCGACCACACGGGCGGCGCGGCTGCCGTGCTGGCACAGCAACCCCTGGCGGCCTTGACGGGATCGATCGAAGCCGAGCACGGATTGCAGGCGCTGCGTCCGGCAACGCCCTGTGTGGCGGGGCAGCGCTGGGATTGGGATGGCGTCACCTTCGAGGTGCTGCACCCGGCGGCGAGCGAGGGCGCACGGGCCGGAGACACCAATGCCTCCAGCTGCGTCTTGCGCATCGCAACGCAGGGGCCCGAGCCCGCGGTGGCCTTGCTGGTGGGGGATATCGAGCAGGCTCAGGAGCAGGCCCTGGTGGCGGGCGCCGCGCGGCTTGCGGCCGATCTGCTGCTGGTGCCGCACCATGGTAGCAAGACCTCATCGAGCGCGCCGTTTCTGGATGCCGTCCAGCCGCGCACTGCATTGGTGCAGGCCGGGTACCGCAACCGTTTTGGTCATCCTGCGCCCGAGGTGCTGGGGCGTTACCAGCAGCGGCAGATCCGGGTGGTGGAGTCCGCGCGCTGCGGCGCGGCCACCTGGCGCTCGGTGCAGCCCCTGCAGGTGCGTTGCGAGCGGGACGCCGGGCAGCGTTACTGGCAGCACCACATGGCGCCATAG